Within Kineothrix sp. MB12-C1, the genomic segment TATTTTTTTCATCCTTATTCCCCACGCCTGCCTTAATAGACTCAAAAATAAAAGCTGAAAATGTTTTTGCAGCTTTTAAAAATGCTTTTCTTCATCCTCATTCTTCCACAATTATATCAAATCCTGAATGAAAGCATTTCCCCGGCTCTACTTGGTTGCCCCATTTTCTTTCCTGAAGGCTTCCGTTAAAATCCTCATGATCACAGATTCCAAGCCATGGTTCGATACAGATAAATGGAGCATTCTTCCCAGCCGGTGCCCATACAGCTACTACAGGCATATCGAATCTTGTTGTAAGATAAGGCTTTTTATCCGGCGTCAGTAAAGCGATACTACGGACCTGATAATCCTCCATAATAAGAGCATCCTTTTCAAACAGCTCCTCCGCAATGGGCAATAAGCCATCCTGTAATTCATAAAGTATCTTCTCGTCGCTGGCAAGACCGCCATCCCCTATTACCGTACAGTTTATAGATTCTTTCTGATCAAAGGCTAAGAAATATTCTTCTCGCCTCTCTCCTTGACGTATCGGACAATTGAAAGCCGGATGTCCGCCAATAGAAAAGTAAACCATTTCTTTGGATGGATTTTCTACCCTAAATAATACCTTTAATGTCATATCTTCCAGGCGATAACCGATCTTAAGCCGAAACCGAAAAGGGAAGATTTCTCTTGTTTCTTCATTATCCTCCAGAAGAAACCACACTTCCTGTGCCTCCTGTGATACCAGCTTGAATTCAGCATCCCGTGAAAATCCATGTTTGGGTATCGCATAACTCTTTCCTTCAAAACGGTACTCGCCATTTTTCAGTCCGCCGACTAAAGGAAAGAGAATGGGGGATGTTCTTCCCCAATACTTCTCATCCGCGCACCACATATATTCTTTTCCACTTTCCGCTTTCCGTAAAGATTTTAATTCCGCCCCTTTGGAATCTATCGAAGCGGTCAGCCTTCCGTTGCTGATTTCAAAAATAGCCATAATTTTTCTCCTTTAACAAGTATCGTGAATAATAAGTTGGTAGTTATTTTATATTCACGGTACTAATATTTGTATAAATTATAGTCTAAATTTTTGACCTTTACAATCCCACGTTTATCCGTTACTGTTCACACCTATGGTGCTCACAGTAACAATATCACACAAATTGCATTAAGAACATGCAATTTGACATCTGCTGAACTCGGGATTCCCGGCACATCGTGCCGGGAACACCTCGCGGAATAGTACCTGTGAAAAGTAACGTTTATCCTACTTTATATCCTGTCCCCCATACGACCTTTAAATAATGCGGTTCTTTGGGGTTACTTTCTATTTTCTCTCTGATATGCCTGATATGTACCGCAATCGTATTATCTGCGCCAATCGCCTGCATATGCCAAATCGATTCATAGATTTGATCGATGGAAAGCACTTTACCTCTCTCTTTTACCAGAAGCCTCAGTATCTTATATTCGATGGGTGTTAGCTTCACCTCCCGACCGGACACTGTCACTTTTCTTATCACATCATCGATAATAAGTTCATCCACACGATAAATTCTATCGATATTCTCACACATATTGGAAAGTTGTGTATAACGCCTGAACTGAGAATTCACCCGTGCCATGAATTCCATGGGATGATATGGATTCAGCACATAATCATCTGCACCTGCATTCAAGGCTGCGATCTTCATCTGCTCGGTATCATTTGCCGACAGAACGATGATCGGCATACGCTCTGCATTTCTAACAGCTTTCAACCTTTCTATTCCATCATTTTTCGGAAAATCGATATCCATAATTACCAAATGGATATCCTTACTCCTCAAGCGTTGAACCACATCCGGCAGCTGACTCATCACATATACCTGATACCCCTCCTGCACAAGAAATATCTTGAGCACTTCCATATTGGTCGTTGTCTGGTTATAAATCAATACATTCTTCATTTTGGCTTCCTCCTCTCATGTGGCCTACTATTCATATAGACTTACATCGATGCTATCTATCACCCTTTTCGCATCTGTT encodes:
- a CDS encoding aldose 1-epimerase family protein; the protein is MAIFEISNGRLTASIDSKGAELKSLRKAESGKEYMWCADEKYWGRTSPILFPLVGGLKNGEYRFEGKSYAIPKHGFSRDAEFKLVSQEAQEVWFLLEDNEETREIFPFRFRLKIGYRLEDMTLKVLFRVENPSKEMVYFSIGGHPAFNCPIRQGERREEYFLAFDQKESINCTVIGDGGLASDEKILYELQDGLLPIAEELFEKDALIMEDYQVRSIALLTPDKKPYLTTRFDMPVVAVWAPAGKNAPFICIEPWLGICDHEDFNGSLQERKWGNQVEPGKCFHSGFDIIVEE
- a CDS encoding response regulator transcription factor, whose translation is MKNVLIYNQTTTNMEVLKIFLVQEGYQVYVMSQLPDVVQRLRSKDIHLVIMDIDFPKNDGIERLKAVRNAERMPIIVLSANDTEQMKIAALNAGADDYVLNPYHPMEFMARVNSQFRRYTQLSNMCENIDRIYRVDELIIDDVIRKVTVSGREVKLTPIEYKILRLLVKERGKVLSIDQIYESIWHMQAIGADNTIAVHIRHIREKIESNPKEPHYLKVVWGTGYKVG